The segment GTGCCGGAGTCCGTTCGCTACCGGGCGCCGTCGGCGCGCAGCAGCGGCAGGACCTCCGCGGCGAACGTCTCGACGATGTCGGTCCGTAGCCGGTCGTCACCGACCGGCGCGAAGATGACGGTCTGCGCCCCGGCCTCGGCGTACGCCCCGATCCGGTCGACGACCTGCTGCGGGGAGCCGTGCAGCAGGTAGCGGTCGGCGAGCGGGGTGAAGTCCTGGTTGTAGACCTTGCTGACGTAGTCGATGGCCCACTGCCGGGACCGGGAGCCGTCGGGATCCACCGCGCCCCACAGGTAGACGGCGCCGCGGATCTCCGAGGGCTCGCGGCCGATGCGCTCGGCTTCCTCGCGCACCTTGATCAGCGAGGATCCGAGCTGCTCCGGCGCGTACATGTACGGCAGCCAGTGCGCGGCGTACCGCGCCGCGCGCCGGATCGCGGCGTCCTTGCGGCCGCCGAGCCAGATCGGCGGGCCGCCGGGCTGCACCGGTCCAGGCTGCAGCGCGAGCCCAGGCACCGTCACGAACTCGCCGTGGAAGTCGACCGGCTCACCGGTCCACAGCCGGGTGAGCAGGTCGAGGGTCTCGTCGGTACGCCGGCCGCGGGTGCGCACCTCGCTGCCCGCGGCGACCCACTCGGGCGGGTACTCGCCGCCTACCCCGACACCGAAGTCGAGGCGCCCGCCGGAGACCTGGTCGAGCGTCGTGACGAGCTTGGCCAGCATCGCGGGC is part of the Cumulibacter manganitolerans genome and harbors:
- a CDS encoding LLM class flavin-dependent oxidoreductase — translated: MRVGVTLGRDQQQTAAQARTAEEQGFDLIAAGEHLFFHGPVSNGLISLAAAAGATTRIRLMSALTLAAQYQPAMLAKLVTTLDQVSGGRLDFGVGVGGEYPPEWVAAGSEVRTRGRRTDETLDLLTRLWTGEPVDFHGEFVTVPGLALQPGPVQPGGPPIWLGGRKDAAIRRAARYAAHWLPYMYAPEQLGSSLIKVREEAERIGREPSEIRGAVYLWGAVDPDGSRSRQWAIDYVSKVYNQDFTPLADRYLLHGSPQQVVDRIGAYAEAGAQTVIFAPVGDDRLRTDIVETFAAEVLPLLRADGAR